One Leopardus geoffroyi isolate Oge1 chromosome C1, O.geoffroyi_Oge1_pat1.0, whole genome shotgun sequence DNA segment encodes these proteins:
- the CAPN10 gene encoding calpain-10 isoform X4, translating to MARSRESRAREPRPRGWDTGNPLGLPPLECDWAAVSRGPAVTAATGRARAGPRPPSGLSMGAPSAQDAGPGQGAVPRRRLPRLGLLTVFQLLHAAGPVPGGHHVEEAPGARKDENREMPAGFDHTEEICATPRLFADNPQEGQVKQGLLGDCWLLCACAALQKSRRLLDQVIPPGQPSWLDPTYRGSFTCRVWRFGRWVEVTIDDRLPCLAGRLCFSRCQREDVFWLPLLEKVYAKVYGSYEHLWAGQVADALVDLTGGLAERWSLKDLARTGGLQDRPGGSEHRTCRQLLSLKDRCLISCSVLSPRAGARELGEFHAFIVSDLRELRGRTGQAILLLRIQNPWGRRCWQGPWREGGEGWSRVDPAEEATLLSQLQEGEFWVEEEEFLQEFDEVTVGFPITEAGHLQSLYSGKELCHTQELPGAWVKGQSAGGCRNNSGFPSNPKFWLRVSEPSEVYVTVLQRPRVRTANWAGRARAPLRDDRASWTPASLLGKDYQAVGLHIWKVEKRRVSLPRVLSTPPVAGTACHAYDREVHLRCELGPGYYLAVPSTFLKDVPGQFLLRVLSSGRVSLRAPLHPNHSAPTLP from the exons ATGGCACGGTCTCGCGAGAGCCGAGCTCGGGAGCCACGCCCCCGAGGGTGGGATACTGGGAATCCGCTTGGACTTCCGCCGCTCGAGTGCGATTGGGCCGCTGTGTCACGTGGCCCGGCGGTTACCGCGGCGACCGGACGGGCGCGCGCCGGGCCTCGCCCTCCTTCCGGGCTGTCAATGGGAGCCCCGAGCGCCCAGGATGCGGGCCCCGGCCAGGGAGCTGTTCCGAGACGCCGACTTCCCCGCCTCGGACTCCTCACTGTTTTCCAGCTTCTCCACGCCGCTGGCCCAGTTCCGGGAGGACATCACGTGGAGGAGGCCCCAG GTGCCAGGAAAGATGAGAACAGAGAGATGCCTGCTGGATTTGACCACACAGAG GAGATCTGTGCCACACCCCGGCTGTTTGCAGATAACCCACAGGAAGGACAGGTGAAGCAAGGGCTGCTGGGAGACTGCTGGCTCCTGTGCGCCTGTGCTGCCCTGCAGAAGAGCCGGCGCCTCCTGGACCAG GTCATTCCTCCAGGACAGCCGAGCTGGCTCGACCCAACGTACCGCGGCTCCTTTACCTGTCGAGTTTGGCGGTTTGGACGCTGGGTGGAGGTGACCATAGATGACCGTCTGCCTTGTCTTGCAGGGAGACTCTGCTTCTCCCGGTGCCAGAGAGAGGATGTGTTCTGGCTTCCCTTACTGGAGAAGGTCTACGCCAA GGTCTATGGGTCCTATGAGCACCTGTGGGCCGGGCAGGTGGCGGATGCCCTGGTGGACCTCACTGGTGGCCTGGCGGAAAGGTGGAGCTTGAAGGACTTGGCAAGAACCGGCGGCCTACAGGACAGGCCTGGCGGCTCAGAGCACAGGACTTGTCGGCAGCTACTCAGCCTCAAGGACCGGTGCCTGATAAGCTGCTCGGTGCTCAGTCCCAGAGCAG GTGCCAGGGAGTTGGGGGAGTTTCATGCCTTCATTGTGTCGGATCTGCGAGAGCTCCGGGGGCGGACTGGCCAGGCCATCCTACTGCTGCGCATTCAGAACCCCTGGGGCCGGCGGTGCTGGCAGGGGCCCTGGAGAGAGGG GGGCGAAGGGTGGAGCCGGGTGGACCCGGCGGAGGAGGCTACACTGCTGTCCCAGCTGCAGGAAGGGGAGTTCTGGGTGGAAGAGGAGGAGTTCCTCCAGGAGTTTGATGAGGTCACCGTGGGCTTCCCGATCACGGAGGCTGGCCACCTACAGAGCCTCTACTCAG GAAAGGAGCTGTGCCACACTCAGGAGCTACCCGGGGCCTGGGTCAAGGGGCAGTCTGCAGGAGGCTGTCGGAACAACAGCGGCTTTCCCAGCAACCCCAAATTCTGGCTGCGGGTCTCGGAACCAAGCGAGGTGTATGTTACCGTCCTGCAGAGACCCAGGGTGCGCACAGCAAACTGGGCAGGCCGGGCTCGGGCACCGTTGAGGGACGACCGTGCCTCATGGACCCCGGCCAGCCTCCTGGGCAAGGACTACCAGGCCGTGGGCCTGCATATCTGGAAG GTGGAGAAGCGGCGGGTCAGCCTGCCCAGGGTCCTGTCCACGCCCCCCGTGGCTGGCACTGCGTGCCACGCCTACGACCGGGAGGTCCACCTCCGCTGTGAGCTCGGCCCCGGCTACTACCTGGCCGTCCCCAGCACCTTCCTGAAGGACGTGCCGGGGCAGTTCCTGCTCCGGGTCCTTTCCAGCGGGAGAGTCTCCCTCAG GGCCCCGCTGCATCCGAATCACTCTGCGCCAACACTGCCGTGA
- the CAPN10 gene encoding calpain-10 isoform X1 has translation MARSRESRAREPRPRGWDTGNPLGLPPLECDWAAVSRGPAVTAATGRARAGPRPPSGLSMGAPSAQDAGPGQGAVPRRRLPRLGLLTVFQLLHAAGPVPGGHHVEEAPGARKDENREMPAGFDHTEEICATPRLFADNPQEGQVKQGLLGDCWLLCACAALQKSRRLLDQVIPPGQPSWLDPTYRGSFTCRVWRFGRWVEVTIDDRLPCLAGRLCFSRCQREDVFWLPLLEKVYAKVYGSYEHLWAGQVADALVDLTGGLAERWSLKDLARTGGLQDRPGGSEHRTCRQLLSLKDRCLISCSVLSPRAGARELGEFHAFIVSDLRELRGRTGQAILLLRIQNPWGRRCWQGPWREGGEGWSRVDPAEEATLLSQLQEGEFWVEEEEFLQEFDEVTVGFPITEAGHLQSLYSGKELCHTQELPGAWVKGQSAGGCRNNSGFPSNPKFWLRVSEPSEVYVTVLQRPRVRTANWAGRARAPLRDDRASWTPASLLGKDYQAVGLHIWKVEKRRVSLPRVLSTPPVAGTACHAYDREVHLRCELGPGYYLAVPSTFLKDVPGQFLLRVLSSGRVSLSAIKPATASPASGEALPAGEWETVQLRGSWRVGQTAGGSRNFASYPTNPCFPLSVPEGAGPRCIRITLRQHCRDSECHPIGFHVFQVPVDGGSQGASRLLLQDPLLSCVPHCYAQEVSRLCHLSAGTYRIVPSTYLPDTEGAFTVTIATRIDRRSIHSQERLGQLLQEASFMAVMKT, from the exons ATGGCACGGTCTCGCGAGAGCCGAGCTCGGGAGCCACGCCCCCGAGGGTGGGATACTGGGAATCCGCTTGGACTTCCGCCGCTCGAGTGCGATTGGGCCGCTGTGTCACGTGGCCCGGCGGTTACCGCGGCGACCGGACGGGCGCGCGCCGGGCCTCGCCCTCCTTCCGGGCTGTCAATGGGAGCCCCGAGCGCCCAGGATGCGGGCCCCGGCCAGGGAGCTGTTCCGAGACGCCGACTTCCCCGCCTCGGACTCCTCACTGTTTTCCAGCTTCTCCACGCCGCTGGCCCAGTTCCGGGAGGACATCACGTGGAGGAGGCCCCAG GTGCCAGGAAAGATGAGAACAGAGAGATGCCTGCTGGATTTGACCACACAGAG GAGATCTGTGCCACACCCCGGCTGTTTGCAGATAACCCACAGGAAGGACAGGTGAAGCAAGGGCTGCTGGGAGACTGCTGGCTCCTGTGCGCCTGTGCTGCCCTGCAGAAGAGCCGGCGCCTCCTGGACCAG GTCATTCCTCCAGGACAGCCGAGCTGGCTCGACCCAACGTACCGCGGCTCCTTTACCTGTCGAGTTTGGCGGTTTGGACGCTGGGTGGAGGTGACCATAGATGACCGTCTGCCTTGTCTTGCAGGGAGACTCTGCTTCTCCCGGTGCCAGAGAGAGGATGTGTTCTGGCTTCCCTTACTGGAGAAGGTCTACGCCAA GGTCTATGGGTCCTATGAGCACCTGTGGGCCGGGCAGGTGGCGGATGCCCTGGTGGACCTCACTGGTGGCCTGGCGGAAAGGTGGAGCTTGAAGGACTTGGCAAGAACCGGCGGCCTACAGGACAGGCCTGGCGGCTCAGAGCACAGGACTTGTCGGCAGCTACTCAGCCTCAAGGACCGGTGCCTGATAAGCTGCTCGGTGCTCAGTCCCAGAGCAG GTGCCAGGGAGTTGGGGGAGTTTCATGCCTTCATTGTGTCGGATCTGCGAGAGCTCCGGGGGCGGACTGGCCAGGCCATCCTACTGCTGCGCATTCAGAACCCCTGGGGCCGGCGGTGCTGGCAGGGGCCCTGGAGAGAGGG GGGCGAAGGGTGGAGCCGGGTGGACCCGGCGGAGGAGGCTACACTGCTGTCCCAGCTGCAGGAAGGGGAGTTCTGGGTGGAAGAGGAGGAGTTCCTCCAGGAGTTTGATGAGGTCACCGTGGGCTTCCCGATCACGGAGGCTGGCCACCTACAGAGCCTCTACTCAG GAAAGGAGCTGTGCCACACTCAGGAGCTACCCGGGGCCTGGGTCAAGGGGCAGTCTGCAGGAGGCTGTCGGAACAACAGCGGCTTTCCCAGCAACCCCAAATTCTGGCTGCGGGTCTCGGAACCAAGCGAGGTGTATGTTACCGTCCTGCAGAGACCCAGGGTGCGCACAGCAAACTGGGCAGGCCGGGCTCGGGCACCGTTGAGGGACGACCGTGCCTCATGGACCCCGGCCAGCCTCCTGGGCAAGGACTACCAGGCCGTGGGCCTGCATATCTGGAAG GTGGAGAAGCGGCGGGTCAGCCTGCCCAGGGTCCTGTCCACGCCCCCCGTGGCTGGCACTGCGTGCCACGCCTACGACCGGGAGGTCCACCTCCGCTGTGAGCTCGGCCCCGGCTACTACCTGGCCGTCCCCAGCACCTTCCTGAAGGACGTGCCGGGGCAGTTCCTGCTCCGGGTCCTTTCCAGCGGGAGAGTCTCCCTCAG TGCCATCAAGCCGGCGACCGCGAGCCCTGCCTCTGGGGAGGCCCTGCCCGCAGGGGAGTGGGAGACTGTGCAGCTGCGGGGCTCTTGGAGAGTCGGCCAGACGGCGGGGGGCAGCAGGAACTTCGCCTCCTACCCTACCAACCCTTGCTTCCCCCTCTCGGTCCCTGAGGGCGCAGGGCCCCGCTGCATCCGAATCACTCTGCGCCAACACTGCCGTGACAGCGAGTGCCACCCCATCGGCTTCCACGTCTTCCAG GTTCCGGTGGATGGCGGGAGCCAGGGCGCGTCCCGCCTGCTGCTCCAGGACCCTCTGCTAAGCTGTGTGCCACACTGCTACGCCCAGGAAGTGAGCCGGCTCTGCCACCTGTCGGCGGGGACCTACAGGATCGTGCCCTCCACCTACCTGCCAGACACAGAAGGGGCCTTCACGGTGACCATCGCCACCAGAATAGACAG GCGCTCCATTCACAGCCAGGAAAGGCTGGGGCAGCTTCTCCAGGAG GCCTCCTTCATGGCAGTTATGAAAACCTAA
- the CAPN10 gene encoding calpain-10 isoform X2: MRAPARELFRDADFPASDSSLFSSFSTPLAQFREDITWRRPQEICATPRLFADNPQEGQVKQGLLGDCWLLCACAALQKSRRLLDQVIPPGQPSWLDPTYRGSFTCRVWRFGRWVEVTIDDRLPCLAGRLCFSRCQREDVFWLPLLEKVYAKVYGSYEHLWAGQVADALVDLTGGLAERWSLKDLARTGGLQDRPGGSEHRTCRQLLSLKDRCLISCSVLSPRAGARELGEFHAFIVSDLRELRGRTGQAILLLRIQNPWGRRCWQGPWREGGEGWSRVDPAEEATLLSQLQEGEFWVEEEEFLQEFDEVTVGFPITEAGHLQSLYSGKELCHTQELPGAWVKGQSAGGCRNNSGFPSNPKFWLRVSEPSEVYVTVLQRPRVRTANWAGRARAPLRDDRASWTPASLLGKDYQAVGLHIWKVEKRRVSLPRVLSTPPVAGTACHAYDREVHLRCELGPGYYLAVPSTFLKDVPGQFLLRVLSSGRVSLSAIKPATASPASGEALPAGEWETVQLRGSWRVGQTAGGSRNFASYPTNPCFPLSVPEGAGPRCIRITLRQHCRDSECHPIGFHVFQVPVDGGSQGASRLLLQDPLLSCVPHCYAQEVSRLCHLSAGTYRIVPSTYLPDTEGAFTVTIATRIDRRSIHSQERLGQLLQEASFMAVMKT, translated from the exons ATGCGGGCCCCGGCCAGGGAGCTGTTCCGAGACGCCGACTTCCCCGCCTCGGACTCCTCACTGTTTTCCAGCTTCTCCACGCCGCTGGCCCAGTTCCGGGAGGACATCACGTGGAGGAGGCCCCAG GAGATCTGTGCCACACCCCGGCTGTTTGCAGATAACCCACAGGAAGGACAGGTGAAGCAAGGGCTGCTGGGAGACTGCTGGCTCCTGTGCGCCTGTGCTGCCCTGCAGAAGAGCCGGCGCCTCCTGGACCAG GTCATTCCTCCAGGACAGCCGAGCTGGCTCGACCCAACGTACCGCGGCTCCTTTACCTGTCGAGTTTGGCGGTTTGGACGCTGGGTGGAGGTGACCATAGATGACCGTCTGCCTTGTCTTGCAGGGAGACTCTGCTTCTCCCGGTGCCAGAGAGAGGATGTGTTCTGGCTTCCCTTACTGGAGAAGGTCTACGCCAA GGTCTATGGGTCCTATGAGCACCTGTGGGCCGGGCAGGTGGCGGATGCCCTGGTGGACCTCACTGGTGGCCTGGCGGAAAGGTGGAGCTTGAAGGACTTGGCAAGAACCGGCGGCCTACAGGACAGGCCTGGCGGCTCAGAGCACAGGACTTGTCGGCAGCTACTCAGCCTCAAGGACCGGTGCCTGATAAGCTGCTCGGTGCTCAGTCCCAGAGCAG GTGCCAGGGAGTTGGGGGAGTTTCATGCCTTCATTGTGTCGGATCTGCGAGAGCTCCGGGGGCGGACTGGCCAGGCCATCCTACTGCTGCGCATTCAGAACCCCTGGGGCCGGCGGTGCTGGCAGGGGCCCTGGAGAGAGGG GGGCGAAGGGTGGAGCCGGGTGGACCCGGCGGAGGAGGCTACACTGCTGTCCCAGCTGCAGGAAGGGGAGTTCTGGGTGGAAGAGGAGGAGTTCCTCCAGGAGTTTGATGAGGTCACCGTGGGCTTCCCGATCACGGAGGCTGGCCACCTACAGAGCCTCTACTCAG GAAAGGAGCTGTGCCACACTCAGGAGCTACCCGGGGCCTGGGTCAAGGGGCAGTCTGCAGGAGGCTGTCGGAACAACAGCGGCTTTCCCAGCAACCCCAAATTCTGGCTGCGGGTCTCGGAACCAAGCGAGGTGTATGTTACCGTCCTGCAGAGACCCAGGGTGCGCACAGCAAACTGGGCAGGCCGGGCTCGGGCACCGTTGAGGGACGACCGTGCCTCATGGACCCCGGCCAGCCTCCTGGGCAAGGACTACCAGGCCGTGGGCCTGCATATCTGGAAG GTGGAGAAGCGGCGGGTCAGCCTGCCCAGGGTCCTGTCCACGCCCCCCGTGGCTGGCACTGCGTGCCACGCCTACGACCGGGAGGTCCACCTCCGCTGTGAGCTCGGCCCCGGCTACTACCTGGCCGTCCCCAGCACCTTCCTGAAGGACGTGCCGGGGCAGTTCCTGCTCCGGGTCCTTTCCAGCGGGAGAGTCTCCCTCAG TGCCATCAAGCCGGCGACCGCGAGCCCTGCCTCTGGGGAGGCCCTGCCCGCAGGGGAGTGGGAGACTGTGCAGCTGCGGGGCTCTTGGAGAGTCGGCCAGACGGCGGGGGGCAGCAGGAACTTCGCCTCCTACCCTACCAACCCTTGCTTCCCCCTCTCGGTCCCTGAGGGCGCAGGGCCCCGCTGCATCCGAATCACTCTGCGCCAACACTGCCGTGACAGCGAGTGCCACCCCATCGGCTTCCACGTCTTCCAG GTTCCGGTGGATGGCGGGAGCCAGGGCGCGTCCCGCCTGCTGCTCCAGGACCCTCTGCTAAGCTGTGTGCCACACTGCTACGCCCAGGAAGTGAGCCGGCTCTGCCACCTGTCGGCGGGGACCTACAGGATCGTGCCCTCCACCTACCTGCCAGACACAGAAGGGGCCTTCACGGTGACCATCGCCACCAGAATAGACAG GCGCTCCATTCACAGCCAGGAAAGGCTGGGGCAGCTTCTCCAGGAG GCCTCCTTCATGGCAGTTATGAAAACCTAA
- the CAPN10 gene encoding calpain-10 isoform X3 yields the protein MPAGFDHTEEICATPRLFADNPQEGQVKQGLLGDCWLLCACAALQKSRRLLDQVIPPGQPSWLDPTYRGSFTCRVWRFGRWVEVTIDDRLPCLAGRLCFSRCQREDVFWLPLLEKVYAKVYGSYEHLWAGQVADALVDLTGGLAERWSLKDLARTGGLQDRPGGSEHRTCRQLLSLKDRCLISCSVLSPRAGARELGEFHAFIVSDLRELRGRTGQAILLLRIQNPWGRRCWQGPWREGGEGWSRVDPAEEATLLSQLQEGEFWVEEEEFLQEFDEVTVGFPITEAGHLQSLYSGKELCHTQELPGAWVKGQSAGGCRNNSGFPSNPKFWLRVSEPSEVYVTVLQRPRVRTANWAGRARAPLRDDRASWTPASLLGKDYQAVGLHIWKVEKRRVSLPRVLSTPPVAGTACHAYDREVHLRCELGPGYYLAVPSTFLKDVPGQFLLRVLSSGRVSLSAIKPATASPASGEALPAGEWETVQLRGSWRVGQTAGGSRNFASYPTNPCFPLSVPEGAGPRCIRITLRQHCRDSECHPIGFHVFQVPVDGGSQGASRLLLQDPLLSCVPHCYAQEVSRLCHLSAGTYRIVPSTYLPDTEGAFTVTIATRIDRRSIHSQERLGQLLQEASFMAVMKT from the exons ATGCCTGCTGGATTTGACCACACAGAG GAGATCTGTGCCACACCCCGGCTGTTTGCAGATAACCCACAGGAAGGACAGGTGAAGCAAGGGCTGCTGGGAGACTGCTGGCTCCTGTGCGCCTGTGCTGCCCTGCAGAAGAGCCGGCGCCTCCTGGACCAG GTCATTCCTCCAGGACAGCCGAGCTGGCTCGACCCAACGTACCGCGGCTCCTTTACCTGTCGAGTTTGGCGGTTTGGACGCTGGGTGGAGGTGACCATAGATGACCGTCTGCCTTGTCTTGCAGGGAGACTCTGCTTCTCCCGGTGCCAGAGAGAGGATGTGTTCTGGCTTCCCTTACTGGAGAAGGTCTACGCCAA GGTCTATGGGTCCTATGAGCACCTGTGGGCCGGGCAGGTGGCGGATGCCCTGGTGGACCTCACTGGTGGCCTGGCGGAAAGGTGGAGCTTGAAGGACTTGGCAAGAACCGGCGGCCTACAGGACAGGCCTGGCGGCTCAGAGCACAGGACTTGTCGGCAGCTACTCAGCCTCAAGGACCGGTGCCTGATAAGCTGCTCGGTGCTCAGTCCCAGAGCAG GTGCCAGGGAGTTGGGGGAGTTTCATGCCTTCATTGTGTCGGATCTGCGAGAGCTCCGGGGGCGGACTGGCCAGGCCATCCTACTGCTGCGCATTCAGAACCCCTGGGGCCGGCGGTGCTGGCAGGGGCCCTGGAGAGAGGG GGGCGAAGGGTGGAGCCGGGTGGACCCGGCGGAGGAGGCTACACTGCTGTCCCAGCTGCAGGAAGGGGAGTTCTGGGTGGAAGAGGAGGAGTTCCTCCAGGAGTTTGATGAGGTCACCGTGGGCTTCCCGATCACGGAGGCTGGCCACCTACAGAGCCTCTACTCAG GAAAGGAGCTGTGCCACACTCAGGAGCTACCCGGGGCCTGGGTCAAGGGGCAGTCTGCAGGAGGCTGTCGGAACAACAGCGGCTTTCCCAGCAACCCCAAATTCTGGCTGCGGGTCTCGGAACCAAGCGAGGTGTATGTTACCGTCCTGCAGAGACCCAGGGTGCGCACAGCAAACTGGGCAGGCCGGGCTCGGGCACCGTTGAGGGACGACCGTGCCTCATGGACCCCGGCCAGCCTCCTGGGCAAGGACTACCAGGCCGTGGGCCTGCATATCTGGAAG GTGGAGAAGCGGCGGGTCAGCCTGCCCAGGGTCCTGTCCACGCCCCCCGTGGCTGGCACTGCGTGCCACGCCTACGACCGGGAGGTCCACCTCCGCTGTGAGCTCGGCCCCGGCTACTACCTGGCCGTCCCCAGCACCTTCCTGAAGGACGTGCCGGGGCAGTTCCTGCTCCGGGTCCTTTCCAGCGGGAGAGTCTCCCTCAG TGCCATCAAGCCGGCGACCGCGAGCCCTGCCTCTGGGGAGGCCCTGCCCGCAGGGGAGTGGGAGACTGTGCAGCTGCGGGGCTCTTGGAGAGTCGGCCAGACGGCGGGGGGCAGCAGGAACTTCGCCTCCTACCCTACCAACCCTTGCTTCCCCCTCTCGGTCCCTGAGGGCGCAGGGCCCCGCTGCATCCGAATCACTCTGCGCCAACACTGCCGTGACAGCGAGTGCCACCCCATCGGCTTCCACGTCTTCCAG GTTCCGGTGGATGGCGGGAGCCAGGGCGCGTCCCGCCTGCTGCTCCAGGACCCTCTGCTAAGCTGTGTGCCACACTGCTACGCCCAGGAAGTGAGCCGGCTCTGCCACCTGTCGGCGGGGACCTACAGGATCGTGCCCTCCACCTACCTGCCAGACACAGAAGGGGCCTTCACGGTGACCATCGCCACCAGAATAGACAG GCGCTCCATTCACAGCCAGGAAAGGCTGGGGCAGCTTCTCCAGGAG GCCTCCTTCATGGCAGTTATGAAAACCTAA